In a single window of the Coffea eugenioides isolate CCC68of chromosome 3, Ceug_1.0, whole genome shotgun sequence genome:
- the LOC113766711 gene encoding peroxidase 44-like has protein sequence MEMMLKVIFLGCILHLASAQLQSGFYSTSCPRAESIVQQVVVKKFSADSSITAALLRMHFHDCFVRGCDASILIDSTKTRSSEKDAGPNLTVRGFELIDEAKRNLEAACPSTVSCADIITLATRDAVALAGGPRYNVSTGRRDGLVSDSSKVNLPGPSLSISDAARFFTAKGLTINDMVVLLGAHTVGVAHCGFFQDRLSNFQGTGKPDPTMEPALAATLLKTCGTQSRPLSRDPTVFLDQNTSFILDNQFYNQIRSKRGILQIDQELALDSLSAPLASRLAANNNLFQQSFVNAMMKMGSVEVLVGNAGEIRKNCRVFNKPGGRA, from the exons ATGGAAATGATGCTAAAAGTTATCTTCCTAGGTTGCATTCTGCACCTTGCCTCAGCTCAACTGCAGAGTGGATTTTACAGCACTTCATGTCCACGAGCAGAATCAATTGTGCAACAAGTTGTAGTAAAGAAATTTAGCGCTGATAGTTCAATAACAGCTGCTTTGCTTCGCATGCATTTTCACGATTGCTTTGTCCGA GGTTGTGATGCATCAATATTGATAGACTCCACCAAGACCAGGTCATCGGAGAAAGATGCCGGACCAAACTTAACAGTAAGAGGATTTGAGCTAATTGATGAAGCCAAGAGAAATCTTGAGGCTGCCTGCCCATCCACTGTCTCCTGTGCCGATATAATAACATTGGCAACCCGTGATGCAGTAGCATTAGCCGGAGGACCGAGATATAATGTATCAACTGGTAGGCGAGATGGGCTGGTTTCAGACTCTTCCAAAGTAAATTTGCCAGGACCAAGTCTTTCCATATCGGATGCAGCTCGATTCTTCACTGCCAAAGGGCTAACAATCAATGACATGGTAGTCCTTTTGGGTGCACACACCGTTGGAGTTGCACATTGTGGTTTCTTCCAGGATCGGCTTTCTAACTTTCAGGGCACCGGGAAGCCTGATCCCACAATGGAACCAGCATTGGCTGCTACACTCTTGAAAACCTGTGGTACACAATCCAGGCCGTTGAGTAGAGACCCAACTGTGTTTTTGGATCAAAACACATCCTTCATACTTGATAATCAGTTCTACAATCAGATAAGGTCTAAAAGAGGGATCTTGCAGATTGATCAGGAACTAGCTTTGGACAGCTTAAGTGCTCCTCTAGCCTCAAGATTGGCTGCCAACAATAACCTCTTTCAGCAGAGTTTTGTCAATGCTATGATGAAAATGGGAAGCGTGGAAGTTCTTGTTGGAAATGCTGGAGAAATCAGGAAAAATTGTAGAGTCTTTAACAAACCTGGTGGTCGAGCCTAA